From the Pedobacter cryoconitis genome, one window contains:
- a CDS encoding dihydrofolate reductase yields the protein MIVSIIVAIAENNGIGKNNQLLWHLPGDLKHFKTTTSGHTVIMGRKTFDSVGKPLPNRRNIVITRAADLEIPGVEVVNTLEAAIALCDPNEEVFIVGGAQIYKMAMDITDKIYLTVVKGHFDADTFFPAIDPDIWKEESSNSYEPDEKNNIGYTISTLVRK from the coding sequence ATGATCGTCTCTATCATTGTTGCCATTGCTGAAAATAATGGAATAGGAAAGAATAATCAACTGCTATGGCACCTGCCAGGTGATCTGAAACACTTTAAGACTACAACCAGCGGTCATACAGTGATCATGGGCCGCAAAACATTCGATTCTGTAGGGAAACCACTTCCCAATCGCCGTAACATTGTAATTACCCGTGCTGCTGACCTGGAAATACCAGGAGTAGAAGTGGTCAATACACTGGAAGCAGCCATTGCGCTTTGCGACCCTAACGAAGAAGTCTTTATTGTAGGCGGTGCACAGATCTATAAAATGGCGATGGATATCACCGATAAAATCTATCTGACGGTTGTTAAAGGCCATTTTGATGCAGATACATTTTTCCCGGCCATAGACCCGGATATCTGGAAAGAGGAAAGCAGTAACAGCTATGAGCCGGACGAAAAAAACAACATTGGTTATACAATTTCAACTCTTGTTCGAAAATAG
- a CDS encoding thymidylate synthase: MKQYLDLMQYVLDHGAQKHDRTGTGTISTFGYQMRFNLQEGFPMVTTKKLHLKSIIHELIWFLKGDTNIKYLKDNNVKIWDEWADENGNLGPVYGSQWRSWPTPDGRLIDQISNIIHTIKTNPDSRRIIVSAWNVADIDQMALPPCHALFQFYVADGKLSCQLYQRSADIFLGVPFNIASYALLTMMVAQVCNLEYGEFIHTLGDAHLYNNHIEQAKLQLSRDTKTLPVMEINPEVRDIFSFKFEDFNLKNYEPHPHIKGAVAV, encoded by the coding sequence ATGAAACAATATCTGGACTTAATGCAATACGTGCTGGACCATGGGGCACAGAAACACGACCGGACGGGAACAGGGACCATCAGTACATTTGGCTATCAGATGCGTTTTAACCTTCAGGAAGGTTTTCCTATGGTGACCACAAAAAAATTACACCTGAAATCAATCATCCACGAGCTGATCTGGTTTTTGAAAGGTGACACCAACATCAAATACCTCAAAGACAATAATGTCAAAATATGGGATGAATGGGCAGATGAAAATGGGAATTTAGGCCCGGTTTATGGTTCGCAGTGGCGGTCATGGCCAACACCAGACGGCAGACTGATCGATCAGATCAGCAATATCATCCACACCATTAAAACGAATCCGGATTCAAGAAGGATTATTGTTTCGGCATGGAATGTAGCTGATATTGACCAGATGGCTCTTCCTCCATGTCATGCGCTCTTTCAATTTTATGTGGCCGATGGCAAATTAAGCTGTCAGCTTTATCAGCGCAGTGCGGATATATTTTTAGGTGTACCTTTTAATATCGCTTCTTACGCTCTGTTAACCATGATGGTGGCTCAGGTATGCAACCTTGAATATGGTGAATTCATCCACACTTTGGGTGACGCACATTTATATAATAATCATATTGAACAGGCAAAACTGCAATTAAGCAGGGACACCAAAACTTTACCTGTCATGGAAATCAACCCGGAAGTCAGAGACATTTTCAGTTTCAAGTTTGAAGACTTCAACCTGAAAAACTACGAACCACATCCGCACATTAAAGGAGCAGTTGCCGTATGA
- the secDF gene encoding protein translocase subunit SecDF, translating into MQGKGFIKFMAILLGIVCVYSLSFNFVTSKVEKDAKAYAKGDLTKEKAYLDSMSTVPVYPIFGFDYQFCKGKEINLGLDLKGGMNVTMEISLGELVKSLANHTDDANFNKALATAQTQLNAGGKDFISLFVNEFEKISPNVKLADYFSNQDNAQQLKANASNADVKNYLSKEATSAIDRSFIIIRSRIDGFGVVSPNMQKQEGTNRILIEMPGVQDKERVHKLLQGSAELQFWQVYQNEEVYSIMENINKTLASTLKDTAAVTTVKDTAAKGKSALANLAKKSTTGKDSADLKTKELSKSNPLFALLNIPTYQNEKGQPALRPGPTVGWVAQKDTAKVNSYFRRPEVVSIVPQSFKFMWSVRPMDGTKVFELYAIKSVSPDGKPDLGGEAISDARHDYDQKGKPEVTMYMTGEGAQKWKKITAEASADPNNKKSIAIVLDNAVYSAPTVQNEIPNGISSITGNFTVNETQDLANILKAGKLPAPARIVGEFVVGPSLGEAAIHNGLLSFVLAFIVILVFMALYYNKAGWVANLALVINLLFIMGILVSLGAVLTLPGIAGIILVIGLSVDANILIFERVREELNHGKSTAVAIKEGFKHAMPSIIDSNVTVLILGVILYAFGSGPVQGFATTLCIGILSSLFCAVLISRLVFEGLLNKNANITFGNKATIHAFKNIAFNFVGRRKIYYTISSIIIILGIIFYFKNGGLRLGIDFKGGRTYIVHFDKGMDTEDVKAKLAPSFQNEEIQVKTAGADNELKITTTYHIADQNAGADKIVEDALKAGLATTGAKYTIESNQKVGPIIASDLVSSAYTAILFSCLLMFVYIIVRFKKVNYGLGAVIALFHDVLLVLSFYTILDGVLPFSLEIGQDFIAAILTVMSYTMTETVVVFDRIREKLAETGKDDLYGEERNTLINFALNSTLSRTILTSLTVFFVLLVVFIFGGESIRGFIFALLIGRVIGTYSSLCISTPIVIDLGKKHA; encoded by the coding sequence ATGCAAGGTAAAGGTTTCATTAAATTTATGGCAATACTATTAGGTATTGTCTGCGTGTATTCCCTCTCGTTCAATTTCGTTACGTCGAAGGTAGAAAAAGACGCTAAAGCGTATGCTAAAGGCGATCTGACTAAGGAAAAAGCTTATTTGGACTCCATGTCAACCGTCCCGGTTTATCCAATATTCGGGTTTGACTATCAGTTCTGTAAAGGGAAAGAAATCAATTTAGGTCTTGACCTTAAAGGTGGTATGAACGTAACGATGGAGATATCGTTAGGTGAATTGGTAAAATCATTAGCAAATCATACAGATGATGCTAATTTTAACAAAGCACTTGCTACTGCCCAAACTCAGCTGAATGCTGGTGGTAAAGATTTCATCAGTTTGTTTGTCAATGAATTTGAAAAAATCAGCCCGAACGTAAAACTTGCAGATTACTTCTCTAACCAGGATAACGCGCAGCAGTTAAAAGCGAATGCAAGCAATGCTGACGTTAAGAATTACTTATCGAAAGAAGCTACCAGCGCAATTGACCGTTCATTTATCATTATCAGAAGCCGTATTGACGGATTTGGTGTGGTAAGTCCTAACATGCAGAAACAAGAAGGTACTAACCGTATCCTGATTGAGATGCCAGGTGTTCAGGATAAAGAAAGGGTTCATAAATTATTACAAGGTTCTGCGGAATTACAATTCTGGCAGGTGTATCAAAATGAAGAGGTTTACTCAATCATGGAGAACATCAATAAAACCCTTGCCTCTACTTTAAAAGATACAGCTGCGGTAACCACCGTAAAAGATACTGCTGCAAAAGGAAAAAGTGCACTGGCTAACTTAGCTAAGAAAAGCACTACTGGAAAAGATTCTGCTGACTTAAAAACAAAAGAACTTTCGAAATCTAACCCATTGTTCGCTTTATTGAATATCCCTACTTACCAGAATGAAAAAGGACAGCCTGCTTTACGTCCTGGTCCAACTGTTGGATGGGTTGCACAAAAAGATACTGCTAAAGTAAACTCTTACTTCAGAAGACCAGAAGTTGTTTCTATCGTTCCTCAGAGTTTCAAATTCATGTGGAGTGTAAGACCAATGGATGGTACTAAAGTTTTTGAACTTTATGCAATCAAATCTGTATCTCCGGATGGAAAACCTGATTTAGGTGGAGAAGCTATCAGTGATGCCCGTCATGATTACGATCAGAAAGGTAAACCTGAAGTGACCATGTACATGACTGGTGAAGGTGCACAAAAATGGAAAAAAATTACAGCAGAAGCTTCTGCTGATCCAAATAACAAAAAATCTATTGCAATCGTTCTGGATAACGCAGTTTACTCTGCTCCTACTGTTCAGAATGAAATTCCTAACGGTATCTCTTCCATCACTGGTAACTTTACAGTGAATGAAACACAGGATTTAGCAAACATCTTAAAAGCAGGTAAATTACCAGCTCCGGCACGTATTGTTGGAGAGTTTGTAGTTGGCCCGTCTTTAGGAGAAGCAGCGATCCACAATGGTTTACTATCATTTGTATTGGCATTCATCGTGATCCTTGTGTTCATGGCGTTGTACTACAACAAAGCAGGTTGGGTAGCTAACCTTGCCTTAGTGATCAACTTATTGTTCATCATGGGTATCCTGGTTTCACTGGGCGCGGTATTAACCTTACCTGGTATTGCTGGTATTATTTTGGTAATCGGTTTATCGGTCGATGCGAACATCCTGATCTTCGAACGTGTAAGAGAGGAATTGAATCATGGTAAATCAACTGCTGTAGCAATCAAGGAAGGTTTCAAACATGCAATGCCTTCTATCATTGACTCGAACGTTACGGTATTAATTTTAGGTGTTATCCTTTACGCATTCGGTAGCGGCCCGGTTCAGGGTTTTGCAACTACTTTATGTATCGGTATCCTTTCTTCTTTATTCTGTGCGGTATTAATCTCACGTTTAGTGTTCGAAGGTTTATTGAACAAAAATGCCAATATCACTTTCGGTAACAAAGCAACTATTCACGCCTTTAAAAACATCGCGTTTAACTTTGTTGGCCGCAGAAAGATTTATTATACAATTTCTTCTATCATCATCATCTTAGGTATCATTTTCTACTTCAAAAACGGTGGATTAAGATTAGGTATTGACTTTAAAGGTGGAAGGACTTACATCGTTCATTTCGATAAAGGAATGGATACTGAAGATGTAAAAGCAAAATTAGCCCCAAGCTTCCAGAATGAAGAAATTCAGGTTAAAACTGCTGGTGCTGACAACGAATTAAAAATCACGACTACTTACCATATCGCTGACCAGAATGCTGGCGCTGATAAGATTGTAGAAGATGCATTAAAAGCTGGTTTAGCAACAACAGGAGCTAAATACACTATTGAGAGTAACCAGAAAGTAGGGCCAATCATTGCGAGTGACCTTGTTTCAAGTGCTTACACAGCAATCTTGTTCTCTTGTCTGTTGATGTTTGTTTACATCATCGTCAGATTTAAGAAAGTAAACTATGGTTTAGGTGCGGTTATCGCATTATTCCATGATGTGTTACTGGTATTATCATTCTATACTATCCTTGATGGTGTTTTACCATTCTCTTTAGAGATTGGTCAGGATTTCATCGCGGCGATCTTAACAGTTATGTCTTATACCATGACTGAAACAGTAGTTGTATTTGACCGTATCCGTGAGAAACTTGCAGAGACTGGTAAAGATGACTTATATGGTGAAGAACGTAATACACTAATCAACTTCGCGTTGAACAGTACATTAAGTCGTACCATCTTAACTTCATTAACGGTATTCTTCGTATTACTTGTAGTCTTCATCTTCGGTGGAGAAAGTATCCGTGGATTTATCTTCGCGTTATTAATTGGTCGTGTTATCGGTACATACTCTTCATTATGTATCTCTACTCCAATTGTAATCGACTTAGGCAAGAAACACGCCTAA
- a CDS encoding alpha-L-fucosidase, protein MIVKKLKLLLLIILLCGPSLFAQKMIGNETAAQKQKRMEWWTQDRFGMFIHWGLYAQPARHEWVKSIEGISNEQYQKYFDQFNPDQFEPKKWAKQAKAAGMKYAVLTTKHHEGFCLFDTKFTDYKATNTQAKRDLVKEYVDAFRAEGIKVGFYYSLLDWHHPDYTMDENHPLVRKDKSDEAYARLNKGRDMAKYRAYMRNQITELLTKYGKIDILWLDFSFPKPNGRGKGKDDWASVELLKLIRKLQPGIIVDNRLDLGDYKDGADFETPEQVSTAELAKYKGKTWETCQTFSGSWGYHRDENSWKTHKQLLDLLITSVSNGGNLILNVGPTARGEFDHRATSALDSLSQWMHANNKSIYNCTYAPEGYKTPEDSKLTYNPTTKRLYVHLFDYPTNGKLILPGYQGKVKYVQFLNDSSELLYKEKGSDDLVVTLPTKKPDFSIPVIELILQ, encoded by the coding sequence ATGATAGTAAAGAAATTAAAACTATTGCTGCTGATCATCCTGCTCTGCGGCCCCAGTCTTTTCGCACAAAAGATGATCGGTAATGAAACTGCGGCACAAAAACAGAAACGAATGGAATGGTGGACACAAGACCGTTTCGGAATGTTTATTCACTGGGGCCTCTACGCACAGCCAGCCAGACACGAATGGGTAAAAAGTATAGAAGGTATATCAAATGAGCAATACCAGAAATACTTTGATCAGTTTAACCCAGATCAGTTTGAACCAAAAAAATGGGCTAAACAGGCTAAAGCAGCAGGCATGAAATATGCCGTACTCACCACTAAACACCATGAAGGATTTTGTCTTTTCGACACCAAATTCACCGACTATAAAGCGACCAATACACAAGCCAAACGTGACCTCGTTAAAGAATATGTGGACGCTTTCAGAGCAGAAGGAATCAAAGTAGGTTTTTATTATTCCCTGTTAGACTGGCATCATCCGGATTATACGATGGACGAAAATCACCCGCTGGTGCGAAAAGATAAAAGTGACGAAGCTTATGCCCGCCTAAACAAAGGCAGGGATATGGCGAAGTACAGAGCTTATATGCGTAACCAGATTACCGAACTATTAACCAAGTATGGAAAAATAGATATTCTATGGCTGGACTTCTCTTTCCCTAAACCAAACGGAAGAGGCAAAGGGAAAGATGACTGGGCTTCAGTTGAGCTGCTTAAGCTGATCAGAAAATTACAACCCGGTATCATAGTAGACAACAGACTGGATCTTGGCGACTATAAAGATGGCGCTGATTTTGAAACGCCGGAACAAGTGAGCACAGCAGAACTTGCAAAATACAAGGGAAAAACCTGGGAAACCTGCCAGACCTTTTCTGGTTCATGGGGATATCACCGTGACGAGAATAGCTGGAAAACCCACAAACAATTATTGGATCTGCTGATTACTTCAGTCAGTAATGGCGGTAACCTGATCCTGAATGTCGGCCCTACTGCAAGGGGCGAATTTGATCACAGGGCTACTAGCGCACTGGATAGCCTGAGCCAATGGATGCACGCGAACAACAAATCCATTTATAACTGTACTTACGCACCCGAAGGATATAAAACACCAGAAGACAGCAAACTGACCTATAATCCAACCACAAAACGTTTGTATGTACACCTGTTTGACTATCCAACCAATGGCAAACTAATATTACCGGGCTATCAGGGCAAAGTTAAATATGTCCAGTTTTTAAATGATAGTTCTGAACTGCTTTACAAAGAAAAAGGATCAGATGATCTGGTAGTTACGTTGCCCACTAAAAAACCAGACTTCTCAATTCCTGTTATTGAGTTAATCCTGCAATAA